A single region of the Montipora capricornis isolate CH-2021 chromosome 13, ASM3666992v2, whole genome shotgun sequence genome encodes:
- the LOC138029142 gene encoding uncharacterized protein isoform X2, which yields MEESDLTKTVFDKFVKRPVFLNCQLDGVGNHFSPSLHLPNVTMTRQDRECEVVGSTTDGLQVGKIFDIGDTDVLVFSKHFQFNDDDEPKFRYLPQDPCFLQIARADIGQKVPEDVKGPLLNANDLRCMKPPYFNDESRPWFFSMGYDILDMTKVTSSSKCAMTVSVPYSDSVNVGAIETTRISSLRVWEFEHTVLSYLLHSQFGDQIDFVREILYPSNMVDLNLTECLRNCYTLAKKDLRNNLFGLLDAVYFQSPEFEDHLCQGRILKGHPLVQHAIACTPHGHLSNDIVPAIKCAGWPTPARQWIDRKRIWPSKEQVQVIVDLGFQLVAKSPYRNSNPENDFLLSFSKNEQRLAEFLPEAAKLAYRLLKHFYKCFTGHIPEEKKFKTFHLKTALFWVAEQIDPEDWGRNGNHAQDIRRIITFLERVLEERNLSHYFVPGSNLIQHFNAEILSSMSEILQFISANLLTCIYVAIEKEWNLMQQTTPEESVAQLKDPNYVNQFSWKEFIKICVVAMAKIDGYPVYDIMEFPGNIAREDFYGKYIDDVFATVEGSGGKETASAGFFITTEQIRYARQFQQLVGKWEIDPFNIIHSEVPSELYRDRELTYPPDFLKLYPMYDQAVDITVGDHVNAALFLRLKYYANVFHVICNKLLEFSITVPRRFKNEDVNFIVEFLKRMQQETCCSWEDINDLLHYLLYFCHYAKLRYSHLSIGKQIVRGLRDFLQQSVVDARAPRHNMGALPEQKQQ from the exons ATGGAAGAAAGCGATTTAACGAAGACTGTTTTTGACAAGTTCGTCAAAAGACCGGTTTTTCTGAATTGCCAGCTTGATGGAGTTGGCAATCACTTCAGTCCATCTCTTCATCTTCCAAATGTCACAATGACGCGGCAAGACAGAGAGTGTGAAGTGGTTGGTAGCACCACAGATGGCCTTCAAGTTGGAAAGATTTTCGATATCGGGGACACTGATGTTCTCGTCTTTTCCAAACACTTCCAATTTAACGACGACGATGAACCAAAATTTCGGTATTTACCCCAGGATCCTTGCTTTTTACAGATCGCTAGAGCAGATATCGGGCAAAAAGTTCCAGAAGATGTGAAAGGGCCACTTTTAAATGCTAACGACCTTCGATGTATGAAACCTCCGTACTTCAACGACGAATCGAGACCCTGGTTCTTTTCCATGGGATACGATATACTTGACATGACTAAGGTGACCAGTTCCAGTAAGTGTGCTATGACAGTGTCTGTACCATACTCTGACAGTGTTAATGTGGGTGCTATTGAAACCACGCGTATTTCATCACTTAGAGTCTGGGAATTTGAGCATACGGTACTTAGCTATCTATTACATTCTCAATTTGGTGACCAGATTGACTTTGTAAGAGAAATTCTGTACCCTTCAAACATGGTGGATTTGAACCTGACCGAATGTCTACGAAATTGTTACACCTTGGCCAAAAAAGATTTGAGAAACAACCTGTTTGGGCTTTTAGATgcagtttattttcaatcacCCGAATTTGAAGACCATCTGTGTCAAGGTAGGATATTAAAAGGTCATCCTTTGGTTCAACATGCCATAGCGTGTACCCCACACGGCCATCTCTCCAATGACATAGTTCCCGCGATCAAGTGTGCCGGATGGCCAACGCCGGCGAGGCAATGGATCGATCGAAAGAGAATTTGGCCTTCAAAGGAGCAAGTGCAGGTGATTGTGGATCTGGGCTTCCAACTGGTAGCGAAATCGCCGTATAGAAATTCAAACCCGGAAAATGATTTTCTCCTCTCGTTTTCCAAGAATGAGCAACGATTAGCCGAATTTCTACCAGAAGCTGCAAAATTAGCGTATCGGCTTCTCAAAcacttttataaatgttttacTGGACATATACCAGAAGAGAAGAAATTCAAAACATTTCATCTCAAGACTGCACTGTTCTGGGTTGCAGAACAAATTGATCCAGAGGACTGGGGACGAAATGGGAATCACGCTCAGGACATACGCAGAATCATCACTTTCCTTGAAAGAGTGCTTGAGGAAAGAAACCTTTCTCATTACTTTGTACCAGGCAGTAACCTTATTCAGCATTTCAACGCAGAAATCCTCAGCTCCATGAGTGAAATTTTGCAGTTCATTTCTGCAAATCTACTGACTTGCATTTACGTAGCTATAGAAAAAGAATGGAATTTAATGCAGCAAACAACACCAGAGGAATCTGTTGCTCAACTAAAAGACCCCAATTACGTGAATCAATTCAGTTGGAAAGAATTCATAAAAATTTGTGTCGTTGCAATGGCAAAAATCGACGGCTATCCCGTGTATGATATAATGGAATTCCCAGGAAACATCGCTCGCGAAGATTTCTATGGAAAATACATCGACGATGTGTTTGCGACAGTTGAGGGCAGCGGCGGAAAGGAAACTGCATCTGCAGGATTCTTTATTACCACTGAGCAAATCCGGTACGCACGTCAGTTTCAACAACTTGTTGGCAAGTGGGAGATAGATCCCTTCAACATAATCCACAGTGAAGTACCGTCGGAGCTGTACCGGGACAGAGAGCTCACGTATCCACCTGACTTCCTGAAGCTGTATCCAATGTACGATCAGGCTGTAGATATCACTGTTGGTGACCACGTGAACGCGGCGTTgtttttgaggcttaagtaCTACGCGAACGTATTTCATGTCATTTGTAACAAACTTCTAGAATTCTCGATAACTGTTCCGAGGAGGTTTAAGAACGAAGACGTGAACTTCATTGTAGAGTTTCTAAAGCGAATGCAGCAGGAAACGTGTTGTTCTTGGGAAGACATCAACGATCTTTTACATTACTTACTCTACTTTTGCCACTACGCGAAATTGCGATACTCTCACTTGTCTATTGGGAAGCAAATTGTACGTGGATTGAGAGATTTCCTTCAACAAA GTGTTGTTGACGCGCGAGCGCCAAGACATAACATG ggTGCCCTAccagaacaaaaacaacaataa
- the LOC138029142 gene encoding uncharacterized protein isoform X1, with translation MEESDLTKTVFDKFVKRPVFLNCQLDGVGNHFSPSLHLPNVTMTRQDRECEVVGSTTDGLQVGKIFDIGDTDVLVFSKHFQFNDDDEPKFRYLPQDPCFLQIARADIGQKVPEDVKGPLLNANDLRCMKPPYFNDESRPWFFSMGYDILDMTKVTSSSKCAMTVSVPYSDSVNVGAIETTRISSLRVWEFEHTVLSYLLHSQFGDQIDFVREILYPSNMVDLNLTECLRNCYTLAKKDLRNNLFGLLDAVYFQSPEFEDHLCQGRILKGHPLVQHAIACTPHGHLSNDIVPAIKCAGWPTPARQWIDRKRIWPSKEQVQVIVDLGFQLVAKSPYRNSNPENDFLLSFSKNEQRLAEFLPEAAKLAYRLLKHFYKCFTGHIPEEKKFKTFHLKTALFWVAEQIDPEDWGRNGNHAQDIRRIITFLERVLEERNLSHYFVPGSNLIQHFNAEILSSMSEILQFISANLLTCIYVAIEKEWNLMQQTTPEESVAQLKDPNYVNQFSWKEFIKICVVAMAKIDGYPVYDIMEFPGNIAREDFYGKYIDDVFATVEGSGGKETASAGFFITTEQIRYARQFQQLVGKWEIDPFNIIHSEVPSELYRDRELTYPPDFLKLYPMYDQAVDITVGDHVNAALFLRLKYYANVFHVICNKLLEFSITVPRRFKNEDVNFIVEFLKRMQQETCCSWEDINDLLHYLLYFCHYAKLRYSHLSIGKQIVRGLRDFLQQSEYLYTIYFNPMKIFPKPLISNFLLISEIL, from the coding sequence ATGGAAGAAAGCGATTTAACGAAGACTGTTTTTGACAAGTTCGTCAAAAGACCGGTTTTTCTGAATTGCCAGCTTGATGGAGTTGGCAATCACTTCAGTCCATCTCTTCATCTTCCAAATGTCACAATGACGCGGCAAGACAGAGAGTGTGAAGTGGTTGGTAGCACCACAGATGGCCTTCAAGTTGGAAAGATTTTCGATATCGGGGACACTGATGTTCTCGTCTTTTCCAAACACTTCCAATTTAACGACGACGATGAACCAAAATTTCGGTATTTACCCCAGGATCCTTGCTTTTTACAGATCGCTAGAGCAGATATCGGGCAAAAAGTTCCAGAAGATGTGAAAGGGCCACTTTTAAATGCTAACGACCTTCGATGTATGAAACCTCCGTACTTCAACGACGAATCGAGACCCTGGTTCTTTTCCATGGGATACGATATACTTGACATGACTAAGGTGACCAGTTCCAGTAAGTGTGCTATGACAGTGTCTGTACCATACTCTGACAGTGTTAATGTGGGTGCTATTGAAACCACGCGTATTTCATCACTTAGAGTCTGGGAATTTGAGCATACGGTACTTAGCTATCTATTACATTCTCAATTTGGTGACCAGATTGACTTTGTAAGAGAAATTCTGTACCCTTCAAACATGGTGGATTTGAACCTGACCGAATGTCTACGAAATTGTTACACCTTGGCCAAAAAAGATTTGAGAAACAACCTGTTTGGGCTTTTAGATgcagtttattttcaatcacCCGAATTTGAAGACCATCTGTGTCAAGGTAGGATATTAAAAGGTCATCCTTTGGTTCAACATGCCATAGCGTGTACCCCACACGGCCATCTCTCCAATGACATAGTTCCCGCGATCAAGTGTGCCGGATGGCCAACGCCGGCGAGGCAATGGATCGATCGAAAGAGAATTTGGCCTTCAAAGGAGCAAGTGCAGGTGATTGTGGATCTGGGCTTCCAACTGGTAGCGAAATCGCCGTATAGAAATTCAAACCCGGAAAATGATTTTCTCCTCTCGTTTTCCAAGAATGAGCAACGATTAGCCGAATTTCTACCAGAAGCTGCAAAATTAGCGTATCGGCTTCTCAAAcacttttataaatgttttacTGGACATATACCAGAAGAGAAGAAATTCAAAACATTTCATCTCAAGACTGCACTGTTCTGGGTTGCAGAACAAATTGATCCAGAGGACTGGGGACGAAATGGGAATCACGCTCAGGACATACGCAGAATCATCACTTTCCTTGAAAGAGTGCTTGAGGAAAGAAACCTTTCTCATTACTTTGTACCAGGCAGTAACCTTATTCAGCATTTCAACGCAGAAATCCTCAGCTCCATGAGTGAAATTTTGCAGTTCATTTCTGCAAATCTACTGACTTGCATTTACGTAGCTATAGAAAAAGAATGGAATTTAATGCAGCAAACAACACCAGAGGAATCTGTTGCTCAACTAAAAGACCCCAATTACGTGAATCAATTCAGTTGGAAAGAATTCATAAAAATTTGTGTCGTTGCAATGGCAAAAATCGACGGCTATCCCGTGTATGATATAATGGAATTCCCAGGAAACATCGCTCGCGAAGATTTCTATGGAAAATACATCGACGATGTGTTTGCGACAGTTGAGGGCAGCGGCGGAAAGGAAACTGCATCTGCAGGATTCTTTATTACCACTGAGCAAATCCGGTACGCACGTCAGTTTCAACAACTTGTTGGCAAGTGGGAGATAGATCCCTTCAACATAATCCACAGTGAAGTACCGTCGGAGCTGTACCGGGACAGAGAGCTCACGTATCCACCTGACTTCCTGAAGCTGTATCCAATGTACGATCAGGCTGTAGATATCACTGTTGGTGACCACGTGAACGCGGCGTTgtttttgaggcttaagtaCTACGCGAACGTATTTCATGTCATTTGTAACAAACTTCTAGAATTCTCGATAACTGTTCCGAGGAGGTTTAAGAACGAAGACGTGAACTTCATTGTAGAGTTTCTAAAGCGAATGCAGCAGGAAACGTGTTGTTCTTGGGAAGACATCAACGATCTTTTACATTACTTACTCTACTTTTGCCACTACGCGAAATTGCGATACTCTCACTTGTCTATTGGGAAGCAAATTGTACGTGGATTGAGAGATTTCCTTCAACAAAGTGAGTATCTCTATACAATTTACTTCAACCCTATGAAGATCTTTCCCAAGCCTttgatttcaaactttttgCTCATTTCGGAAATACTATAG